CCATAACGCTGCAGCTTGTGTACTTTCTGATGATGTCACTGAAGGGTTGTGCGAGGAACATAAAAAATACAGACCTCCTCCCATGGCAAAGCATGAAAGAAAAAATACGCAAAACAGTATATAGCGAACCATCAGATCCTCTGCCGGCTTTTGTAAACCGTCGTTTTTAATTAATTTTTAACATGTTAAAGTTAAATTATATATACAGGGTTGCCTTTATGCAAAATTATTTTTAATCAGAAAAAAATTAAAAAATTGTAAAGGGTCTTTGAAAAATAAAAGATTTTGTATTACTTACTCAAATAATATAGCCTACCTTGTTTGCTCATGCTTACGGATAAAATTATATTATTTGTTACTGAAGACAGCAGTATATCTGTGCAACTCAAAGAGTTTGCTCAGAATGTAGAGTATAACATCGTTATCTCCTCCACTCTTACTGATACGCCTGAAGCTGATTTAATTTTCTGTGAATACCTACTTCTCCCCGAATCTATCTTTTCTAGTAAAATCTCTTCAGAAACAGATTTAGTTGTATTATTTGATGCATTTGAAGAAGAGGCTATTGTAAAAATTCTGAATAACGGTGCGAGCGGTTATCTACTACGCCCCATAACAGTCAAAGTTATCGACGCTGTTATTCGTGCTTTTTTACGCAATCATCATCATTTCGAACATGCCATTCCTGAATCCATATCTTTTGGTGATCGAACGTTCCATCTTTTACATCTTTCTATAGACTCACCTCAGGGAACTATCCATCTAACTCCTTCAGAAGCTGGAATATTAAAAAAACTCCTCATGAATCGTGGTCAGTTGTGTTTAAGAAAACACTTGCTTGAGGAAATAAAAGGAAACACCAAAGAAATTATAGCGCGAAATGTCGATGTACATATCGCTTCTTTAAGAAAAAAGCTCGGGCCTTATGGTTCTAAAATTTCTACAATTCGCGGTGTGGGTTATTTATTTTCAGAAAATGATCACCTACCTCCAGAATCCAAAGAAGAATCTTCGTCTCCCTATGCTTCGAATAGCTTTTGATTACTCCTTGTCACTAAATCGTCATAACTAGACAATATCCTAAAAAGCTATGACCTGCCATGATACTCGCATCTGTTTTATTCTCTCCTGAAGATTTTTCTTTTCCTGAACTCATTACAGAAGCGTATTATACTTGGGATATTTTAGCATTAATAGATAAAAAATTATCCTCTCATGTGTTCTCAGGAATTCAGGGAACTGTAGAATCTGGAGCTTTTTTAAAAAATATAGAAAGCATAGAAATCGCTGAAGGAGCTTATGTAGAATCTGGAGCCTATATTGTAGGTCCTTGCATCATAGGTCCCCAAACAGAAGTCCGTCACGGAGCTTATCTACGAGGAAGTGTGATTACAGGTACAGGTTGTGTTATTGGACACTGTACAGAAGTAAAAAAAGCCTATTTGGGTCATTATGCCAAAGCTGGCCACTTCGCTTATATTGGAGATTCCGTATTAAGTTCTGAAGTCAATCTCGGTGCAGGTGTGCGTTGTGCCAATTTTCGCCTTGATGGGAAAAATATTTCTGTTCATTGTGCTGAAGGTCGGGTAGATACCCAACTAAGAAAAGTCGGTGCCTTTCTTGGGAAAAACGTTTCTGTAGGTTGCAATACTGTGATTAATCCTGGGCAGTGCATTCCAGCCCATACAAAAATTTATCCCGGAAAAGTTATCTAGGTTTAGGGCAAATTCTATGGTCGTTATGGATATTTTCGAAGCTTACCGCGTAATGATAGAAACTGGGATAGAAAATTCTTTAGATGAGTTTGGTCCTAAAGGATTCTCTATACGAGCCCCTGTAGAATATGCGTTAACCAGCGGTGGTAAACGCATTCGCCCTATGTTAGTCTGTATGATGGCTAAAGGTCTCGGTATGGGCAGAGATGTCTTAGACTCTGCATTAGCTATAGAATTCATACACACGTCCACATTAATCGCTGATGATCTTCCTTGTATGGATGACGATGATGAGCGTCGTGGGCGCCCTACAGTACATAAAGCTTTCGATGAAGCTTCTGCTTTATTAGCATCTTATGCTTTGATTCCTGCTGCCTATTCCCGCATTCGTTTAAATGCAAAAAAACTCAAATCTTTAGGTGTGGATTCTAAGGAAGTAGATTGTGCTTATGATATAATTTCTGATATCACCGATAAAAATTTTGGCGTCCACGGTGTTTTAGGAGGACAATATGAAGATATGTTCTTCACTAATCATGGTCCTGAACATGTTCAATCCATTATTAATAAAAAAACTGGAGCCCTTTTTGAAATTGCTTGTGTCTCCGGCTGGTTGTTTGGAGGAGGAACTCCCCAATGTGTTCCACAAGTACTGGAATTTTCTCAAACTTTCGGTCTGCTTTTTCAAATAAAAGATGATATTTTGGATATACATCAAGATGATCAAGATGTCGGGCTAAACTACGCACTATTATTTGGTCTAGATGCGGCAAAAGACCTCTTAAATAGCTCCAAAGACAAGTGCCTTACCTTAATACACCATCTTAAACACTATAGGCTAAAAGACACTTCAGAATTAGAAAGGCTCGTAGAATATATGGGGACTCGAGACTACTAAAAAGTTGAATATGAAAAAATCTGGGTGAGAGGATTTGAACCTCCGCCCCCTTGCACCCCATGCAAGTGCGCTACCAGGCTGCGCTACACCCAGGAAATACTAGTTTACAAACAGGTGATTCCTTCAAATTGGAACTCACACTTTTTAAATTCAGCAACCCCTATCTGAGCACACCTTTCAATAATCGTTTCTAAAGTATCCCCAGCCGAGACATCCGCAGATTCTATGTCTACGGCGATAGAAGCTGTAAAAGATGCTCCTCCCTTTTCTCCTCTGACTTTGAAGTTCACAAAGATTCCTTGCTTAGTTTTGGAAATATTTTTAAATCTCACTAAGTTATTATCGATAAGGTTTTTCATTTTATGACCTTCGTCTTCGAAAGCAATAAAAATACCAACCTCTAAGGTTCCTGTAAACGCAAAGATTATATTTAAGAAATCACTAGAAAGATCTTTTACGAGACTCTTGCTTTATCCTACCTAAATCACATTCAGAATCATCTACAAATTTAAAAAATGATTCATATACAGGATCAAACCTGACGACCTCTTTCACCATGTCTATGGCGATTTTTCTATAATTTTCATGTCCTTGTACTTGTGAACGTAGTTCGCACAGCCACTGTAATGCTCTTCCGTTGATATGGAAAAACCAACGTATGTTATAAGCTAGAGGAACGACATACTGAGCTTCTTCTGGAAACTCTAAGGAAATTTGGTTGTAAGCTTCTTCAGCTTTTTCCATAGCTTCTCTAAAATCTTTTTCCATAGGAGTATCTAACAACTGCTCAGGAATATGGTAGCCAAGATTTGTCGTGAGTAATTGACGTTCTTGAGTAAGAATGCGATGCCTTTGAAGATCTCTATAAGCTCCAAAATCAGCAGTAATATCAAATCCGAATTCTAGACACTCCAAGCCTCTTGGAGATTTATGTCTACGATTTTCTCTAGATGAAGATCCTGCTTCTAAAACACGGATGAGGTCTTCTCTAGGCATGGATTTACAGATATGGATAAGTTCTTCGTAGGTATGTTCTGAATAAGGAAAAAGGAATCCTGCAGCTACTTTATAGATTCCCTCAGGATCTCCATAAACTAAGCGCACTCCGGTTTGTTTAGACGGTTGTGCTTCTCCACGGAATTTCTCAGCCAAGCTTGTTAACTGCTCTCTGAGAGTTTGTCGGTAGCTTAGCATAGCTTGATGATGGTGATGATGGGATTCTGCACGACTCACAAAAGAAGGAATGATTTTCATGAGTTCGGTTAAAGAAGACTCCCCAATTTGTCTAATTTCCGTAAGATTGTGTCCTTGAATTTTATGTAATAAGGTCTGCCAGAATCTTCCATTACCAAAGAATCCTAAATTCGTTAAGGTTGCAGCAGGAAGAAGTCCCCGCAAACAATCTAAAACTTTAGCTCTTAAAGAAATGGTATATGCAGACTGTGAGACTTCGGATTCCTTCGGATAGATCTTTTCAAAATAAGAACGTACTTTTGGAATCAAATCGGCATACGTATCGAACAAGAAATCACACGTCCCCAAAAACACGTCTTTAAAGGCCGAGGTCATTAAAATAGGGTCTCGGTAATATAAATACTCCCCTTTCACCT
Above is a genomic segment from Chlamydia abortus containing:
- a CDS encoding response regulator transcription factor, translated to MLTDKIILFVTEDSSISVQLKEFAQNVEYNIVISSTLTDTPEADLIFCEYLLLPESIFSSKISSETDLVVLFDAFEEEAIVKILNNGASGYLLRPITVKVIDAVIRAFLRNHHHFEHAIPESISFGDRTFHLLHLSIDSPQGTIHLTPSEAGILKKLLMNRGQLCLRKHLLEEIKGNTKEIIARNVDVHIASLRKKLGPYGSKISTIRGVGYLFSENDHLPPESKEESSSPYASNSF
- a CDS encoding glucosamine-1-phosphate N-acetyltransferase, yielding MILASVLFSPEDFSFPELITEAYYTWDILALIDKKLSSHVFSGIQGTVESGAFLKNIESIEIAEGAYVESGAYIVGPCIIGPQTEVRHGAYLRGSVITGTGCVIGHCTEVKKAYLGHYAKAGHFAYIGDSVLSSEVNLGAGVRCANFRLDGKNISVHCAEGRVDTQLRKVGAFLGKNVSVGCNTVINPGQCIPAHTKIYPGKVI
- a CDS encoding polyprenyl synthetase family protein; protein product: MVVMDIFEAYRVMIETGIENSLDEFGPKGFSIRAPVEYALTSGGKRIRPMLVCMMAKGLGMGRDVLDSALAIEFIHTSTLIADDLPCMDDDDERRGRPTVHKAFDEASALLASYALIPAAYSRIRLNAKKLKSLGVDSKEVDCAYDIISDITDKNFGVHGVLGGQYEDMFFTNHGPEHVQSIINKKTGALFEIACVSGWLFGGGTPQCVPQVLEFSQTFGLLFQIKDDILDIHQDDQDVGLNYALLFGLDAAKDLLNSSKDKCLTLIHHLKHYRLKDTSELERLVEYMGTRDY
- a CDS encoding FAD-dependent thymidylate synthase yields the protein MLSRDDEFSSEQRKSLSHFVTNLETNIFALKNLPEVVKGALFSKYSRSTLGLRSLLLKEFLEGEGGDFLDSSSVDFEVGIHKAADFYRRVLDGFGDDSIGELGGAHLAMESVSMLAAKILEDARIGGSPLEKSSRYVYFDQKVKGEYLYYRDPILMTSAFKDVFLGTCDFLFDTYADLIPKVRSYFEKIYPKESEVSQSAYTISLRAKVLDCLRGLLPAATLTNLGFFGNGRFWQTLLHKIQGHNLTEIRQIGESSLTELMKIIPSFVSRAESHHHHHQAMLSYRQTLREQLTSLAEKFRGEAQPSKQTGVRLVYGDPEGIYKVAAGFLFPYSEHTYEELIHICKSMPREDLIRVLEAGSSSRENRRHKSPRGLECLEFGFDITADFGAYRDLQRHRILTQERQLLTTNLGYHIPEQLLDTPMEKDFREAMEKAEEAYNQISLEFPEEAQYVVPLAYNIRWFFHINGRALQWLCELRSQVQGHENYRKIAIDMVKEVVRFDPVYESFFKFVDDSECDLGRIKQESRKRSF